A stretch of the Clostridiales bacterium genome encodes the following:
- a CDS encoding HAD hydrolase-like protein: MNWLQKRIINQKKIKIVSFDVFDTLVERKVIIPSDVFAIVGEKILGKQTAETFRKDRIIAEREARKGQISKEVTIQQIYDFLPKEYESFRLELMEEEMAEEINTCYPKNPIQKAYQYCVLLSKEVIITTDMYLPREVIEKILNKCGYKDYSSLYLSNEYNASKRNGDLFDIILKEKKITGKEILHIGDSPKADFISAKKRGINAIFVPKKKWIRGKLYEKSLRNKR, translated from the coding sequence ATGAATTGGCTTCAAAAGAGAATAATTAATCAAAAAAAAATTAAAATAGTGAGCTTTGATGTGTTTGATACTTTAGTTGAGAGAAAAGTCATAATACCGTCGGATGTTTTTGCGATTGTTGGAGAAAAAATATTAGGGAAACAAACGGCTGAAACATTCAGAAAGGATAGAATAATAGCTGAAAGAGAAGCAAGAAAAGGCCAAATATCAAAAGAAGTGACAATCCAACAAATATATGATTTTCTACCAAAAGAATATGAATCATTCAGGCTTGAGCTGATGGAAGAGGAAATGGCAGAAGAAATAAACACCTGTTACCCAAAGAATCCCATTCAAAAAGCATATCAATATTGTGTTTTGTTATCAAAAGAAGTGATTATAACAACAGACATGTATCTGCCGAGAGAAGTTATCGAAAAAATACTCAACAAATGTGGATACAAGGATTATTCATCTCTGTATTTATCGAATGAATATAATGCAAGCAAAAGAAATGGAGACCTATTTGATATTATACTAAAAGAAAAGAAAATTACAGGAAAAGAAATATTGCATATTGGGGACAGTCCAAAGGCAGATTTCATATCGGCAAAAAAGAGAGGAATTAATGCTATATTTGTTCCCAAAAAGAAATGGATAAGAGGGAAATTATATGAAAAAAGTCTTAGAAATAAACGTTGA